ATGGGATGAAAGGGATTGATGTGATTAGCCTGCGATAAAATTTCTATGGCGGCGTCGTACTCGCCTTTCCGCTGGTAGAGTTCACCTAAAGAAATATATGTGGTAGTATATTCCGGATAATATTCCAGAGCCACCTTCAGGATTTCCTCTGCCTTTGCATATTGCGTGTCCATGATGTAGGACATTGCTAATTTATTCTGGATTTGCGGAGAAATGTGGCCCGCCTTCCTGAATGCCTTTTCGTATTCTATGATAGCCGCATTGTGCAGTCCCTCGTGGCGCAGGAGGTCACCAAGTATGGCATATTTTTTTGCATCCTTTACCTCTATTTCGGCAACACTTTCCATATCATCTACAATCGCTGATGATTCTTTGAGCTTTGTGGGAAGTATCTGAATGCCGTGAATCCTCCGGAATTTTTTCTGTTTCAGGTCCTGCAACCAATTCCTTTCAAAATCAACGAATGGAATGTCTGTTGCGGAAGATACCGCATCTTCTGTCGATTTCCCGTTTTTTATACCGTCCAGAATGGATACGAGCAAAGGATAACCGCCCTGGTTAAACAGGTAATCGATTACCGTAAAGACTTCAGCAAAGGCGAGGGCTGTGTCTTCTTTCTTTTTTAATTTTGCCAGGGAGGGGTGCATTTGCCCGAATGTAATAAAATAATCCTTTTCTATTGCCTCGGCTACCAGACTCTCTAAAGAAACCGGAAGTTTTGGATGTGAGCTATCAAGCCAGCGTTTTTCTTCAAATTTTGCAATGCCTTCGTGGAGCCAGATGGGTACACGGTTGTAAGTCTTTTTCATGATTACATAGTGAACATACTCGTGAGTCAGGGTATCAAGCCACTGATATCCCCTCGGTAAGAGACGCGGACTTGTAATGATTACACGATTAAATAAGCAGATCGCTACCGTACCAGAGGTTTCAATCTCATCTTTGGTAAGTGTTGAGATGGTACAAAAGCTTTCTGCATCGGGGAATACTTCAACAAGGATAGGTTTTGCGGGAAAATAGTTGAGGTCATTCCCAATCGCGTCATAAGCCTTTTCAAGGGTATCTAAGGCATAATCGGCCAGTATCGCATCCTTCTCTTCCACATAGCGAAAAAGGAAGTGTTCGGTTTTGGCCTCTTTGAATTTACCCGCCGTTTGATAAATCTTATCTACAAAGTCATAAAATTTTTGACCCTCTTGCGCGATGTCCGGTTCTTTTAGTGCCTCTTTTAAAAACGATAAGGATTCTTTATAATTTCCCTCATAGAAGCGTACTTCACCAGCAAAAAAGCGTACATAGGGATTTTCCGGGGCAGTTAAAAGCAATTTGCCGGCGACGGCTGATGCCTCCTCAATTTGCCACGACTGTAAACATTCCTCTCCGTAAGTTATTTCGCCGATGACATCGAAAAATTTTTCTTCCTGGGCACTTGCCTTAAATCCAGGTAAAACGTGGATTGCAAATGCAACTATGAATATAATAAAAGATTTTTTCAAAAGTAATGCACCCTTTAAAAGCCAAAAATTAAATCAAACGTGTCGAAAAAGATACGCGGGACTATGCTTTAGCCTTGAGTACCTGCAAGTGAACGGGTAAACTTTAAATGTCGAAATATTTTTTGCGAGATACTGGCAAGGAAACCTCAAGCGTGTAAGAGACAAAAAGCTTAACCACAAAGTTCACGTTTGCATAAAAATTTTGCTAAAAATGTCAACGTATTTTTATTAAGTACCTAATCCACCAATCTCTGATAGTAGTCCTTGTTCAAATCCTTATATTTCTCAGGCAGCCCTTCTTTTAGAGCGTTCAAAATGTCCTCCCTGAATTTCTTGGGTACCTTGTATGCCTCTTCGGAAGGTATTTCAACTTTTTCTGTGGAAGCGCCAAACTGGCCTTCGTCCATCCGGCCACGGAAAGGTCTTGGCATGGGCATGCCCTGACCCATCATCCCTTTCGCGATACGTTCCTTTGCCATTTCCATGCCTTTTTTGGCTTCAGCGAGGCGGTACAACGATTCCCTCTCATCGATAACAGCGCCCTGTGCATCGTGTTTTTCCAGTTTCTCCCCGGCTCCTTCCATGGATTTTGATGCCATATCAAGCTGGTTATCTGCGTTCTCATCCATAAATGGATTTTGCCGAGAAAGCCGGTCTGCCATCTCTTTGAGCTCATCCGCCTCTTTTTGCAGTTCTTTTTGCTTTTCGGCATATTGTTGTAAATCATCCTGGTCTTCCTGTGTCAAACTGGCAAGCTGCTGTTCTTCAAGTGTCTGGATCATAGACTCGAGGTCATTAATAATCTGCTGGTTTTGACGGGCGGCATCCTCAACTTTTTCTGGTACTTCACGGTCTTTCCTGGATACCTCCTCTTTTTTGGCGAGCCTTTTTTGCTCCAGGGTGTGTTGCATACGGCTATTCCACTGGTTTAAGTTATTTGACAATTCTCTCGCCAGGTTCAATGACTCTTTTACATCCCACCCGTTCAGCATCTCTTCCAGATGGGATAGCGTTTCTTCCGCCTGCGGCAGTTCCCGGGACA
This window of the Candidatus Brocadia sp. genome carries:
- a CDS encoding tetratricopeptide repeat protein; amino-acid sequence: MKKSFIIFIVAFAIHVLPGFKASAQEEKFFDVIGEITYGEECLQSWQIEEASAVAGKLLLTAPENPYVRFFAGEVRFYEGNYKESLSFLKEALKEPDIAQEGQKFYDFVDKIYQTAGKFKEAKTEHFLFRYVEEKDAILADYALDTLEKAYDAIGNDLNYFPAKPILVEVFPDAESFCTISTLTKDEIETSGTVAICLFNRVIITSPRLLPRGYQWLDTLTHEYVHYVIMKKTYNRVPIWLHEGIAKFEEKRWLDSSHPKLPVSLESLVAEAIEKDYFITFGQMHPSLAKLKKKEDTALAFAEVFTVIDYLFNQGGYPLLVSILDGIKNGKSTEDAVSSATDIPFVDFERNWLQDLKQKKFRRIHGIQILPTKLKESSAIVDDMESVAEIEVKDAKKYAILGDLLRHEGLHNAAIIEYEKAFRKAGHISPQIQNKLAMSYIMDTQYAKAEEILKVALEYYPEYTTTYISLGELYQRKGEYDAAIEILSQANHINPFHPIIHKNLAQLYDKLGRKEDAAKELRRLALLSK